Part of the Hirundo rustica isolate bHirRus1 chromosome 3, bHirRus1.pri.v3, whole genome shotgun sequence genome, TTTTGATGTGTTCTCCAGGAGGGACTAGGAGTTTTCTTCAACTCTTGCTCTGGTAAGACCTATTTATGTACAAATCAGCCTGAGCATCATTCTGTTAGCCAAGTATATTATGCTTAGTGGAGGTATGGGCTGTGATCCTATACAACCATTATTTGGTTTAAAACACTCTGCTGATGGAAGGACAAGtttatttccatggaaaacactGGGATAATTCTCACTGATATACTAGTGAGTGCAGGATATTTGCTTTAGTACAAGTTAAAGTTTCTGATGACTGTATGGGATCTTTACTTGTGCTTGCACTGTGCTTGCTGATGTTTTGATAGATTGCAGTTAATTCCAGTGGACCTCTCCTAATCTGGTTAAGCACATCTGAATGTGCAAAAGAAGCATCAGCTATTCATAGGAATTTTTCAAGTCTCCTGCATGCTTCTTGTGGCATTTCTTCACACAAAAAAAGGGCAAGATGCCAGATTCAAGGTTAGGATTCCTAACACTGCTTCTAGCAGGCACTTGACAGATATTTCAATGCATAGTATCACTTGCCAATTGCCACCATAGGCAAAATGGACTttgtaagaaataaattcctaagATATGAGCTCTTAGTTACTGTTAAAAGTTACTGTTCTAAGTTTAACAGTTCATAAGcaaaaacttgtttgtttgtaccCCTATTCCTTACTCTATGCGGTACTCCCTTTCCGTCGAGCATCAccgcctctgctcccaggagactGTGCGCCCAAGGACATATCCATATGCAAATTGAGATACACTTGGCACAAAAGACCCCCAAAGACGATGAGCCACCAGATAACTGAGGACTGGAAATAACAACTCTAGCCCAGCAAAACGGTACAGAACCTTGGATCATCACAGCCAGCCCTGTGTCGTCACCATGACCGGGTAGTTCTTGACAACAAGGACACCACCGAGACTTCGAGCCGTGATTGACTTCTGCGGGACTCTGGTGAGGATGGAAGTCCCAGTTCTGCTGGGTGGCAAAACAACCACCTCCTTCTCTGCATCGTCCATCGGGAGCAGCGGTGGTGTGCGTAACCCCTCGAGttccccacccagagctgtccttaaGAGAGGCCTTTAaaaaggagctggtctcttGGCCCATTTGTAACAGCCtttgagacgttaattttgaggaactaaagatttttaggaaagttaagataataagttgctgaactagctgaagtagataggtaatctttgttcgcagttaacagaagccggatcttagataagctaccccggatcttgtaactcatttcttgtcaggtttatgtttatgtagttgtgcttgtaatgaaaaacaaaatgtggtaaataggacataagatagctgcagatttcctgcttaaaggacccattgaacacaggaaactgtaagttctaccaaggaatcatttgtcatgaatgcattgaaaaggtagaaaggtcaggatgaggaagactcatcttactttctcattttgggtgacccctccccaaaataaacccccgactcattttaggaaagaaagtacgcatgcttaatagccttttttgccaattagcatacgaagcgaggaatgggaggtgacaggggtatgaatatgcatttgtattttggatattcaacacttttgtaaataaaaaactttgtaattacctgtgaatttcgcagtgcgaattagggaatTATCCTGCGTGCTGCtcggccgtaataaacatacactttctaactttaaactgttagagagttcttgtccgtcacagttgggtatcgatactagatcaatacccatatttcaTTAATAAGTCACCTTGATTTGGGGAAAATTCCTTAATTACCAATTAATATAGttggtgagaaagaaaaaaacttaaacATCTTCCTTCCACTCCTAGTCTTCCCAGACTCAACCTCTCTCCTTCGTTCCCGActcctctgccttctcccctcCTTATCTACATGTGCTCGCAAGCCACTTTCTTCACTGTTTTTCCCCGGCACTCTGCCGTGCAGCGTTTTGCCCCTTGTTAAACACGTTCCCCAGCGCCGTCCCGGCTGTGGCTCAGCCGTGCCCTGTGGTGGGCGATTGGAACCGGCGGGATCCGGCCGTGTCCGGCTGGATCCGGCCGTGTCCGGCTGGATCCGGCCGTGTCCGGCTGGATTCGGCCGTGTCCGGCTGGATCCGGCCGTGTCCGGTTGgggcagcccctcctgcccctcacggtgctgctgctgccatcgcTGGAGCCGATGCCTGCTACAGCCGTGCCTGGTTTAATGCGCTGATCCCTCAGCGGGTTTCCAAGCGGGGATCACTGGGACCTGTGGTGCAGGCCACCCCATTGAGCTCCAAGAGGGGAAAGTTCACTTTCCAGAGACGTGTAGGACGTGGACTCCAGGGCTCCTGGACACTGCTGGTGCAAGGGACTTCTCAGGAGGCTGCACTCGGAACCCAATCTTGCTCCTCTGAAAGGCTATTTTATTTGCCGCTGGGGAAAATTTTGAATCGTAGGCAACTCTTCGGCGTGTTCCCGGGCTCCCTTTCCACAGCTCGGAAGCTCTGGGCATGGAATTAGCCTGACATTACTTTTCCTGCCCCCAGGTGGGGCCGTGCGCTTTCCGCAGGTGCCCTCGGTGGGCGCTGGCTGGAGGGAGGCGATGCATCCCGGAGCCATCGTCCGCCACGGAGCCCGAAAAAATGCACTACACCCGCCCTGGGAAAGACCTGGAGGACAGCTTCCGGCAGCAGCTTTAAACGTCTAAGCACCGTTTAATGCTAGTTTTTAACAGGTAGGCACCTACTTTTGGGGTCAGtggcaaaaaataataatcagacTTCAATTTATCTATAAGGCATGGTTAACCTCAGAGCACTGGAAGCTGCCTTGGAGTGCAGGGCAGAGAAAAGGATTTAAACACACATTTCCAGCAGTTCCTTCCAGGCTTCGTTTCAGTGCTGATGTATGTTGGAATGTCTCGTGTTGCATCCACTGCCTGTTGTCTCTTCTACTTTCACTGTGGTCCTCTGAGGAGAGCCTGGTCCTGGCCCCTCTGCAACTATGTCATTGGTAGGTGAATAGAGAAACTAGATCCTTGGCACTTCactatttcacatttttatcaaagggctaaaagaaaaatagcacatttcaaagtaaataaaatgaagtGACAATAGGCAGGAAAGTTTAAACTCGGGAAACTCAGTTGAAACATAGGAATTAATAAACCAGAGGCATTTAGTCTAGTTAAAGGCACTTTGCCTAAATTCCCACTGATATGAGAAGCAGGAActcggaggaggaggagctgaagAACACAGTGGATAATCAGCCATATGCAGCTCTTAGCATGCCGCTGACGTCTGAAAATGGTAACGTGACCTTGGTGTATAGTGGAAATTTTCAAATAGCATCATTGTATGATTCTGACATTGACTCAACAGCTACCTAGCTGTAGGCATCACTTAATCCTAATGCAGAACTGGGGACAGTTTTCTAGTTATGCTGCAGATTTGTGTTGTTTACTTACAAgcactgcttttcatttcagacCAATTTCAACACTGCAGGTGTACCATTTAATCTCACACCTGGAAATATCATCCAAGAGAAGATGGAATGGAATGTTAGCCTTTCTGGCAAGAGAAAGGGAGCTTCCCCTCATCATTCAGCCTCAGAGACCAGAGCTTAGTACAtatgtgccagctgtgccagcctctTGGATACACATTGGTTCCTGCAGAGAATATCCTTCCACTTGCTTTCTCAAGAACCTAGTTAACTCTTACTGCTATTCAGCAGACAGTTTTGCTGCAGAACATTAGTCAAGGGGTGATCGGGGAGACAACTCTTCTGGATTCCTTTGAAAACCTGATTTGAACTGTTATTTCTGAGAAGTTTCAGAATGGATTGCACAGAGACAGCTTTGAAATAAGCAGTGTAACTCTCATACTTTTCAGAGTATCTTGTTCTGCATTTTCCCGAAGTATGCCACACAGCAAAACAGAGGTGTAACAGGACTGTGAATGTCTTAATTAAACAGGCACACTATTTTCCTAGTGCCATGGTGCTTTTTTTGTGAATAGTGGCAGGTGCTAAAATGAAGGCAGTGTAGAGCTGAGGCTGGGGAACGTGTATCTCCAGGATCTGGGGGTCATTTTTACCCTACAAGACGCCAAATAAGACTTCACTTGTTGTGTCCTGGCTCTACTTGAAGCAAGAGGGATGCCTCTTCAAAACAGACAGCTGAACTGTATAGGTTTTGGCCCCAAAgatttttgtgtcttttctgCTCATTCCGATTTAGATTAGGAATCTCTACTTTCAGCAGTGAAGCATATCCCCACCAACACTTTTCCAACATGAGTATAcatcttctgtattttattcttACAACATTATTACCTTGTGTATGAAGACCACAGGCAGTTCCAGCATGGTTCTCAAGCACACCAAAGCCATATTTCAATATTCATGCTATGGTAAGGACAGTTCAGGTCTCTGTGTGCTTCCTTTCAGTTTAACCTCTCACCATGCAGGCTGATGAAAAGAGGCCTATGTGTGTGTAAGGGAGCTGTTGCCTTTGTGAACAGAGCACTGAGGTCTATAGTGCTGCTAACTAGCTGGGCAAGATGAACCAGATTCCTATTCCATTATCAAACTTGCATTGAGAGCTTCCCCTTGAGGAGAACAAAAGTACATGAAAGTTTTTATTTGACCCAATGCACTTGTCTTTCCCTTCACTTTTTATGTACCATAGTGCGAGtttcttctgatattttttaatttgtagttTTTATGGAAATGTAACAACTGTTGTACATGTGCAACCTACAGAACTGACcaaggaagcagaaataaagctgaaattaaGGTTTAGTTTGTTAATAACTTCATCACCTCTGTTCTGGAGCAAAACTCAAAAAAGTCATTAGGTTTTTAATTCCTGtaaacatttttcctcttgagtCAAGCTGGTTACAGTCTTTCATATCTGTCAAACTTCTGTGGATGGAAATCCAGCAACTGATGGAAGCTGTCCTGACTAATAGAAGAGAAAGTGCCCTCCATTCTCAGCaagtttccttttctgtgggaaattTAATCAAATAGTTATACACACATATTCATTTCAAGTTTTGAGGAAGACAGAATTCTTGGCAGTTTCTTGCACTCTTACAGAATGCAGGTGTAATCAAGAGAGAATCAGGAAATACAACCAACAGAGTAAAATACAAAgaatagaaaaggaaagagcagtgctgagaaATGCATGTGTGAAACGAATTACAAATCAATTAGTTACAAAAATTATtagacaaattatttttttaagcatgtGATTTCAGTATGAGAGACAGAGAAGGGCTTTCATCTCCCCTATCTTATAAAAGAAGTGGAATAAgacaaataaaagcagcaaaatacaAGCAAATAATAGCAACATTTTCACACTAAGACATTGGATCTCATTGTTAGAGGATGTCATTGAGGCCAGAAATTAAAATGGCTGAAAGTAATATGAAGGATATAATGAACGCTGTGAAATCTTGAAAGATATTAAACATTTAGGGGCTAAGCAGCTCTCCAGTGCAAAAAGATTCAACTGTGAAAGGCAGGTGATCCCAGTATTGATCACTCTATGGTTTTATACCTTGGGTCATAGGCTTGTACCATCTGAATTGgatctgcttttctctgaagtTGGACCATCTGCTCTTAGGAAATTGCCTTCTCCCTCATCATCAGCCCTGAGCCAGCATCTGATGAAGCTTATTTCACAGGCTTTTCTCGGCTTGATTAAAGATTTTCCCACCTGTATTCTTAatagtagaaaataaaaagattctTTAAACCTAAGTTTAGGTTATTAGTAGTTTTAGTTGTAATAATGCACATAAAGTGAGAGTCCTAGAAAGACTCCCAGAACACAACAGATACCAAGTAGAGGAAACATACACTAATACAAGTTTCTATCAACATATGAAGTAATTACAATACATGAGCTAtttaagttaaatattttacaattaAATTTGTAGTACTAAAGATATGTCTTCAGTGGTCTTTGAAACCTTGATCTTGCCTATCTCGTGCCTTAATAAAGCCCTTTGACCATGTTGAGATAGTGAGATCGATAAAGACTAAACAATCCAAATAACAGTGTACTGAAAACCAGCTCTCCATTTAAACTCTCCTCACAGCACTACAGTGGGTGTAAATCAGAATTAGGATTATTGTTTTCAGACTTCCCTGTGCCAGTGGTCCAGCTGAGAGCCAAAGGACTCAGGGAAATATGTGTAAGGGTTACTACAGGCTTGGTTAACCTTGCTTTGGGCAGTCAGTAAAGCTTCCTGCACAGAACCAGAGCAGTCACTGAAGGTTTGTAGCAAGGCTTAAGTAATGCATGACTTGTTCGAACTGTTCATGTGgactcaaattatttttatcacagTGGGTTTGTGCTTCAGTTTAGGAGTGCAATAAGCAGCATGGGGAGAATCCGCCTaccattctgtgtttctttggTGGGATTTAGGGATGTACCCTGTGCTCACCTCTGAGAGGATGCTGCAGTCAGGCATGGTTCCCCAAGCCAGCTGCTTTCAGTTTGTCAGGACTGCAGGTAAGTACATTTTGAGAGACTTTGAACTTACCTCATCTATAGCACAAGGAATCGTGTCTGCAGAGCACAGTGGGAAGGTGACATGCCCGGGCATAGCATACTCACTAGTGAAAATCTGCCTTTGCCCAATCCCAGATCACTTCAGTGGCACCTGGGCCCCATGCCTGCTGCCTGAATACTCACGGGTGTGGCTTAACAAATCATGTATAAAagaaacttattttctttttgctctagAAGTTTACAGAACACCAACCTCCTCGATATGATTACCTTCAGATTCCAAAGGAGTTTTGTAATTACATTATGAAAGGCTGTGatggaagcaaaataaaaagagaacaagGGAGAAAGGCTTTCTTTCAAACAGGAATGGATAGAAGGGGAACAATAGTCAAATCTGGAAGTGGACATATTCAGCAAATCCAAAAAGCATCAGAATGTTTTGCTTGACCACTCAGTCATCCCTGACCCTTAAATTAGGGACCTCTCCCTCCCATTCTTCTTTGCCACCAAGCCTACTGCTGTCCTTGGCAGCATTTGAGACTGCAGAGAGGACAGAGACTACAGTTGCATGAATGCTCTTCTGTGGTCTCTCTTCCTGAACCAACTCTTGCACTCAGATGCATGCTGATATCAAAGACTTCAAAAACAGGAATAGATTAATCTTGATTCAAGACTGCCATCATGGATAGGTATGAACAAATGCTCCTGTCCTACTcagctgtctgtgtgtgtgctgcatTCCTACCGGAGCCACATCTGCATTACCCGGGGATCACTGTGCCCATGCTTGGTACAGCATGCACCACACAATGTTCAGATCTTCCGAACAGGGTACCTATTCTTCCAGCTGGGGACTCTTCTGGGCCTCTGCAGGACTTCTGACCCATATTTAGGAATTTTCTGTAGGGTAGCGTGGTAGTAACAGGTTTTGACACAGGAAAAATACAGATATGTGCATTTAATGTTATGTTTTACTCAGTATATTATGAACTTAAGAGAGTTAGAATTAGGCAAAGTGTAAAGAAGCACCATACAGTTGGGTTTTGCTTACAGCATCAATCTCTCAGgcacataaattaaaaatttgcagGGAGCCTCTAAAGGAACTGCATCCTCTAGAAGAAACTGCCAGCAATTGCCAGGCagagaaaccattacaaaactcCAGCTGTGAGGAAAAAGTTACCTGGAGACTTTTGTCCTGAGATTCCCCATAGTGAGGTTCTGTGTCAGTACAGCTGTGGCTTTAGACAgacaaatataattttgataACAGTCTGGGTGCTGTGAACAGATCTTCAGATCAGTTGTACTAATGTCTGCTGCAGGGGTTTAAAGTGATGCCCAACATCTCATGTGGGTCTGTTTTAGAGGAAAGAACCTTATCTTGGCacccaaatcccattttccatttGCTATGCCATTCTTGTGTCTGTTCACATCCACTTTCCGTTTTGGGATTCCTAGctgaaatacagtttaaaaagctgaaacaaTTACTTTTCATGGGTAAGAAAATCGTACTTTATTTCATCTCTGAGTATTAACCATGTACATTcagtttcaaaaattaattctattgCCTTGAGACATAGGGTGGGTTGTGACATAAACTGCTCATCCATTTTTTATATCAAGTAAGCTTGATACTGTATTTCAAAGTAATTGAGCCCTCTTATCCCGTACTTTGAGTAAATTCTTTATGCCATACAGCAGCAAAATTTAAAACCTGCCCAATAATTAAATAAGCCTAGAAACTTTAGTGGGTTTTCTTTAAATGATTACTATTCCCTTAAATATgacccaggggaaaaaaaaaaaaatctgtaattttctcagtgttttgcttttgtatttgGGTAAAATGCCCCAAGCTTGAATAGATGGCTAGCATAGAAACTGTGAGGTTACTGCAGCGGTGTAGTCAAATCAGCAAACAAAGACTGTCTCTGCTTGGGTGTCAGTTTTCAGAGCCATACGTCTTTAAGCTGGATAGTGTCAGTTTAAAAGCcttgggaggtttttttctctaattgGGTACGGCTGGAAACTCCCCCAAGCTGCACAGTTTAAACAGCCCTGGATAACCTGCCTGTACTGGGTGGAGTCTAAGTTAAGGTCGGAAGGTAAGAACTTAAAGTTTCCTTTTTCCTAAAGTGTTCTCATGACTATTTTTAAGTGAAACAACTAAGTTTTTTAGGGCATCTGCTGGCATAATGTAAATTCTCTGCTCTCCTTAGTCATTATGTTTGCCAGGTAGACTAAAAATGGCTTGATAGTTATTCACCATCTGGACgctgcaggagagaaaatgcCAGAGAAAGATGTGTTTTAACCAGGGAATTAATTCTGTGGTGCAGAGCTGACCAAGGAAGCCATAAAACAACTGAGGGGACAAAGTGCAAACCTCGAGCACTGTGTTGTTTCTTCTAGGTTTGAGCAGGAAAGCTGGCCTGTGAGATACACTGGACTTtgatcccagctccaggactAAACAGAACAGCACTTCATGCTGAGTGCTCCTGTTTCTGGGAGATGATGATCTCTTAAATTGTAGTTGCATTCCTGAGATGCATGCTCAGGGAAATTCTGGACAGGCATGTTACTAAGGCTCATGAGGCAGTAGGAAATAGGATAGAAATATGGATTTTAGacaaaaacagtaaaaaaaaatgtgtatacttaatttttgttttgaggcTTTTGCTAGATATCAGGGCAGTGTATGCAAGATgtgattatttattttactgcagCATAAATTCATGACATGAACCAGTTCTTCAGCAGTGTCTGGGTTAGTGCAGTAGTCCCCAAATGCCCTGAATAGTGATGTATTTTGGTTATAGAAATCAGATATTACTTAATTAAATTTAGAAGGTTTTCCATGTCTGTTCTCAACAGTCCCTGGCCATTTGGCCATTTGTACCTTTTGCAAGCGTCAATTTTCTTCAGCAGGAGCAGTCAGACATAGCTTTTCAGGAGCAAACAACACCAGCTCAGACCATGGTCTACTTGTAAGCCTGGTGGTTTGTACTGCTGTTATGCAATATGTTAGACCATTTcctatctcttttttttgtccttctgCCATATGATCTGGCTGATTAATGATAGCATGTTTCTCTGGCAATTCAGTAATTCATGGAgcatttgatattttatttccactAGAAGTCATAAATCCACACAGCTTCCATAGCTGCCCCAGTGGCATGGCGTACTCCAAATGCATATTGAGAATCAACATAAATATTTCCAATCTCTTCTTTGAACAGCCTTTGTTAATGAAATTAACAAATTAATGATTGACCTTTGTTTATGCAATTAATTCAGCTGCTTCTGTGCTTAGATTTGGGCTGAGTGCCGCTGCTTCATTCACAGTCGTTAGTCAACAACCTGTATTCCAGTCACTGCTCAGATAATATGAACACCCACAAATAACAATTCCAGATTGCTATTTAGAAACAGCACATCTGTTAAATCTGCTTTAGGGTTTATAGGTGGTTATTACACAGCTGTGATGTCATTCCTTCCCTAGGTAGAAGGAGTAGTGTGGTGGGATTTGGCATGTTGGTTACTATCCCAGAGGCTGTTCCTTGCCCTTCTTGTGCAAACAAGGTGAATGATTTACCACAGTCTGGCAGTCCCAGGACAAATGCAACTAGCTTCAAATTCTTGTGTGTCTACTTTGTGTGTTGCCCAGTGAATGGGCTCTTCATCTTAGGTTATCAATACCGggggtttttctgtttccttgaaAGGGCTGTCCAGCTGTGGCAGAATCCTACAGCACCTGAAAAGAATGTTTTTAGTTCCTGTTCTTGGAAGATTTTGAGttattttaatacaattttcAGATAATAGCTACTCATCTTGCTGAAGAATGTAACACAGATATTCTGTACTTCTCTGTCCTGGCTTAGGGtaaatttggaagaaaacccTTGAATGGGGTTTCTCTGGGGAGCAAAATTAAACAGCCCCTCCCCCCAACcagtaaagaacttcctcagagaaaagtggaaaaacctattttatttaacaaagtgcgtacaagtataaagaatgaataacatgaaacaataaaacctcttgttctggagtgtGATGGCAAATAGAGAAAGctcttgccgtgggtgtagctctcagtctctcatcagtcccagtccctctggtgctgctggaaaatgccgaggtccaggccccgcTGGgatgcaggtgcagcc contains:
- the LOC120750045 gene encoding uncharacterized protein LOC120750045; amino-acid sequence: MEVPVLLGGKTTTSFSASSIGSSGGVPFCPLLNTFPSAVPAVAQPCPVVGDWNRRDPAVSGWIRPCPAGSGRVRLDSAVSGWIRPCPVGAAPPAPHGAAAAIAGADACYSRAWFNALIPQRVSKRGSLGPVVQATPLSSKRGKFTFQRRVGRGLQGSWTLLVQGTSQEAALGTQSCSSERLFYLPLGKILNRGAVRFPQVPSVGAGWREAMHPGAIVRHGARKNALHPPWERPGGQLPAAALNV